A region from the Triticum aestivum cultivar Chinese Spring chromosome 3D, IWGSC CS RefSeq v2.1, whole genome shotgun sequence genome encodes:
- the LOC123077361 gene encoding receptor-like protein 19: MSFRSPRLHFTLLLLTCYCSIKIAANGGNRTTVQCLPNQASSLLQLKHSFLKPNLSSWQQGTDCCHWEGVGCDRASGRVITLDLSDRNLQSTSGLSLALFNLTSLTNLSLSGNDFGLTSLHSFGFERLTELLSLNFSNTRLFGQIPIGIGHLQNLRTLDLPSHTDWPGYAHNDLYLRDPSFQTFVSKFCNLRDLYLDNVQIVNGGSTWSIALADSVPLLQNLIEGSSLGMLKLRDNHLHGILPENIGEGCMLQTIDLNNNQIEGKIPRSLCNCRNLEVLDIGSNQILDTFPSWLGEMSNLRILILRSNQLYGSIGGPGESDASSKGFSALQIIDLASNNFSGNLSSKWFDMLQRMTENSSEKGNALAFDSRFPGEYYQERLTFKGIDLTFTKILTTFKMLDFSNNTFDGPMPDSIGNLIALHGLNMSHNAFTGRILSKLGDLAQLESLDLSRNKLSGEIPRDQTSLTYLAVLNLSYNNLTGMIPEGQQFSLFTNSSFEGNEGLCGKPLSKQCNSSGTGTLNSSVSSQDSVGTIVLFVFVGSGFGVGFAVAVVLSVAFQAKRWNCNRFRSTSK; the protein is encoded by the coding sequence ATGAGCTTCAGGAGCCCACGGCTTCACTTCACCCTGCTACTCCTCACATGCTACTGCTCCATCAAAATTGCTGCCAACGGCGGCAATAGAACCACAGTCCAGTGCCTCCCTAATCAGGCTTCATCTCTGCTCCAGCTGAAGCACTCCTTTCTCAAACCCAACCTCTCGTCATGGCAACAGGGCACAGACTGTTGCCACTGGGAGGGTGTTGGATGTGACAGGGCATCCGGTCGGGTGATCACTTTGGACCTCAGTGATCGTAACCTGCAGAGCACCAGTGGTCTCAGCCTAGCACTATTCAACCTCACCTCTCTCACAAATCTCAGCCTCTCTGGTAATGACTTTGGCCTGACCAGTCTTCATAGTTTTGGGTTTGAGCGGCTGACCGAGCTCCTCAGTCTCAATTTTTCTAATACGAGGTTGTTTGGTCAGATACCCATTGGAATTGGTCACCTCCAAAATTTGCGTACACTTGATCTTCCCTCTCATACTGACTGGCCTGGTTATGCACACAATGATCTATATCTCCGAGATCCAAGTTTTCAGACATTCGTATCCAAATTTTGCAATCTAAGGGATCTCTATCTTGATAATGTGCAAATCGTAAACGGTGGATCAACTTGGTCTATTGCTTTAGCAGACTCTGTTCCTCTACTACAGAATCTAATAGAAGGTAGCAGCTTAGGTATGTTGAAATTGAGAGATAATCATTTGCATGGGATACTACCTGAAAATATTGGAGAAGGATGTATGCTTCAGACAATTGATTTGAACAACAACCAAATTGAAGGGAAGATACCAAGATCATTATGTAACTGCAGAAACTTAGAGGTTCTTGACATTGGTAGCAATCAAATTCTTGATACTTTTCCATCTTGGTTGGGTGAGATGTCTAATCTACGAATTCTCATCTTGAGATCAAATCAATTATATGGTTCAATAGGAGGCCCTGGTGAAAGTGATGCGAGTAGTAAGGGCTTCTCGGCTTTGCAGATTATTGATTTGGCCTCAAATAACTTTTCTGGGAACTTGAGTTCAAAATGGTTTGACATGCTACAAAGAATGACAGAAAACTCTAGTGAGAAGGGTAATGCTCTGGCCTTTGACTCAAGATTTCCCGGGGAGTACTACCAAGAGAGACTCACATTCAAAGGGATTGATCTTACATTTACCAAGATCCTGACCACTTTCAAGATGCTTGATTTCTCAAACAACACATTTGATGGTCCCATGCCAGACTCAATTGGGAATCTTATTGCTCTACATGGCCTGAACATGTCACATAATGCCTTCACTGGAAGAATCCTATCAAAGCTTGGTGACTTGGCACAGCTTGAGTCACTGGACCTCTCTCGGAACAAGCTCTCGGGGGAGATCCCAAGGGATCAAACCAGCCTAACATATCTGGCCGTGTTGAATCTCTCCTACAACAATTTGACCGGAATGATACCAGAAGGGCAGCAGTTCTCACTGTTCACCAACAGCTCATTCGAAGGCAATGAAGGACTGTGTGGGAAGCCACTGTCCAAACAGTGCAACAGTTCAGGTACCGGAACCCTCAACTCATCGGTGTCTTCGCAAGACAGTGTTGGAACCATAGTGTTGTTTGTGTTTGTGGGATCCGGTTTCGGAGTTGGCTTTGCGGTGGCTGTTGTTTTGTCAGTGGCTTTCCAGGCCAAACGCTGGAACTGCAATCGTTTCCGTTCTACCAGTAAATGA